The following nucleotide sequence is from Osmia lignaria lignaria isolate PbOS001 chromosome 16, iyOsmLign1, whole genome shotgun sequence.
ACAAgtcgttttaaaattaattagtgcACCTTTCGACGTCTCCTTCAGCGATGCAGGTAAAAGTAAGACCCCGGCTCCTCTATAAATAAATCTCACGTTCACTTTTATCGATGGATTCTTGAAATACATTTCAGTTATATCATGGTTAAATTTAAGTGGCCTGCTGACAGGATTCAGTTGCAAAGAGCGATCTTACTGAGCATCATCGGTTTAATTTCATGCGGAATATTCAGGGGTCACCTGAAGTATGAGCAAGAGGTTACTATTtatcttaattttcaataaagcaAATTTAATCCCGTGGACGAATTATAAATCTACAAGTGTAGATGAATAATTAGTTCAATTTCAGTAAAAATGCATACCAAACAGAACAGTCGGTATCGTACGGATCTAACGTGGTTATGAATCATCGTTCGATTTAATTGTTGGCAAGCAGTGCTATCCGAATGACTAGCTCTAACACTGCGTGTCATTAATTCATCGCGTCGACTCCGTTCATTAGGGAACACATTGATCGTGTAAAGTGTTTCGTATAAAAGGTTTCGCTTAATGCTTTCGCGGTCAGACGGTCGGGATTTATAGCggtcaatgtacaattaattatCATTCTGTTCGATGAAACCTCGGAGACTTCGTCTCTACGTTCTCTATGTATTTTCCTCGTTCCACGTGCTTCTAACTCGTGTAAAATCTAACGCCCCGTCGTACCTTGCACCGCTGATCCATGTTCAGATATCGGATGTTTATATCACGCGATGCGCTGTACGTATTCAAACAACGATTTATGCATCCTTCTCGTCCGATCggtaattaataatatctaacAATATAGATAACGGTACGATCGACATTTTCTACACGTTACGTGGAAGAAAATTTGACTATATGCGCTTTCAAATAGCACTGCTAGCCATTTGGATAAAATTCGGTCAATGGAAGTTTAATGATAAAATACTTCTCACATTAGATAAAGTATAATCATAACCTGGAGTTAATTAACGATGCAGACACATTTGCAACGTCCACCTCGAGGTTGTTATCAATCTCATCGATTTCACTTCGCTTCTCAGATTTTTCCTCGTCTGTGTTCGAGTTACTCTGTAGAAAAATCAACTATCCCGATGCAATTTCTGAGTATATTAATCGTCCTTTACCGCTACGGATCCCGCTAAACCTCGATGCCGGAAAGATCGCGAAATCGTTAGATCGAAATGAAACGCGTGCACCGACGAATATAACAGAGACCATTTCTTACGGCCGGCTAAATGGTAAGTATGCGAATTAAAGCGAGGAACACGATAATGCTCGCGTACCAACGGCAAGAAAAAGCAAACAGAAGAAAAGGgaagagagaaggaaagagCGTGGAGAACGTTTCCTGTGCCCTCGATCGAACGTGTTCCTGTCTGTTTCTCGCATTAGAATCTGTACATCTAACAAATGAGCCGTTTTCTCTGAATGAACTCCGGGTATTTCGTGATGATTTTGATGGCTCGCACTTACGAAATAGGTTATTTGTATCAGATACTATAATACCAAAGATCTAATCCAGTCTTTGATCTAAATCATCGAGGGTGATTTGATCTTTGTTATCcaaatcaattttaaaatattccccAATAGACCTAGATACCTGATTATCAATCCAGTTAATTCTTCCTCGAATTTCCTAATTCAATTCCATTGATGGTTTCCTGGAAGTATTTCATTCCTCCACCATTTTAAAACGTTTACGAAATGATAGAGGATGTTATCGTATCGTTCGGTGTGATTATTAAGTCTTCAATACCTAATCAACGGTGACCTTAATTAGTTCGATATAAGGATTACATACCAAAGGCGGTTTGGTCCGGGAATCCCAAGGGGTGGCTTGAAAAGCAGGCCGATTGTCACGCAACGCCGCCTCCGAGCGCGTCTTAAAAACAGGAAACTTTAATTACTCCGGTGAAACGAGCCTCGCGTTCTTGCGATACCGAACGGCCTAACCTTGTAACTCTTTTCCCTCTTTCTCGCCGAAGGTGGCTGCATACATGAGCTCGTTGGAGTATCGACAAGCGAAGGAGGCCAGCCATGATTACAGCGtgaagaagatgaagaggaaCCAACAACTAGCAGCGCTCGACGATGCTCCTCCATCTTCTGACCGATCTGCAAGATGAAGAGATGACAGTTTTGGTGCTGttcgattaaataaaaattcagaaaattaacATAATCGGGTAGTTATTATTGTTTCCAAACGcgaatataaatttcattagatTCTTAGAAAGATTTGGAAAAATTATCGGTAAAATAAgcaaatttcttatttcattgtTTCTTACACTCAATATATAATTATcctttaaatataaaaagaaaatttagggAATCCTagattccataaattttgcttTGTATTTGTTCGCCAGATGTTTACGAAAAGAATTGATCTCTTCTCTTAACAAGATTCTTCTGTCCACAACAGGTGTTTTGAAAGATACCGCGTATCTTTCAATTTGTTACGAAAAGTACAAGTAAATTCCTTAGATACTCTTCTCCTTCTTGTAGCACAATGCGTCGAGATTTCAACGAAAACAATAGTTTCACAGGAACTTCGATCGGTTTCAACGGGTATCCAACGATCAGATATCGCGATATCGTAAGGTCAGGGTGGACATGATATTTCCTGTATCGGGCACAACAAAGGAACAAAGCCGATGTCAAAGCACGCGAAGCGTGTAAATTGAGAGAAATGACCACCTTTCGTTGATAGATAAACGACTGCATCGGGAACAAAGCTTTTTACATAATTCCGCGTCGAAAAGTCGAACCGTCTAAGTTGCAGTGAAATTATTAaaggtaattaattttcttagtcCCGTACGAGATTCGATCCTCCGGACAGAGACGAATGTTGTTTTCGGTTTAATTTGACGGCAAAGCGAACGCCGATGGATCAATAGAACCGATGGTTGCGTTATAGTTTCCGTTCTGCGTGCAACGGGAACTTATCTGGACTGACGTGCGCAGTTACGCGAATTTTTTATTGCCTTACGATACATAAGTACGCTATAATTTATGATACCATGAGTACTCTCAACCATATTTCGCAAAGGAATCTCGATAAGCAATGGCGAGAGAGGTTGTCGAAATCATCATATTTTATCAAGGTTGCAGAGAAAGTACCCGCGTTTTCAACGATCACCGAAACTTTCGATTAAGTGATGAAACAGGTAATTTGACGATGAGCTAATTTTAAGTGATGAGACAGGAAATGTTCTCCGATTTTCGCGAACGGAAGAGAATGATTTAATCGGTAAAATCGTGAGCGTGAATCCGAGAAATCTTTGGCAGCTTGTTAACTGGATAATTACACAATTaatacaatttcttttctcTACTGGGTAACACGGTAATAGGAGTAGTATACACCTTTTTGCCTCGTATTATCAGGCACAAATAACCTGATGTTTGATTTTCCTTGACGAACGCTCGACTCGACAAACATCGTGCTAAAGAAGTTAAAAAACAAGCGATTAAACGCGATTCATCAAGATTATTATCAAATTCGTTTATACAAGTCCTAGTATGACAATTAACATCTGCCGATTGATCGGGCCGAAATAAATTCATATCTCAACTCGATAATATGTTGGTATTTAGTCGGTTTACATAAGAGATAAAATTGTTTGTGAACAATCAGCCAGTACACGAAGCCAGCCTGGGGGAACTGTGATGAAAATGAACCGAGTTTCGTCAGTTTGactaattaaatcatttatgATCACGCATCGTTAGTTCATCTCGTAGATATCGCGAAAATTGAACGCGTGCTCGATATTCTACGGAAGAGAATATaaagttgaatttaaaaaaGTGATTTCTCATCGTGTCAATTATCAAAGTTACAGGGACGATTAAAAGTGCGCTCATAATGCCGCATAATCATAGAATCAGTGTAATTACCGTGCCAGACAAACATACGGACGGCGATAGGAATAATTTCAGTTACACAACAGGCGAAGCTGTAAAGAAGAAACCAGCAGACTTCGAGACAGCGATCGCAACCGCCGGTTATGGAAAATTTCAGTACCTTCTTCTTTTGGCGATTATTCCCGTTTCATGGTCGAACAGTATCGACACGGCGAGCGTGGCCATTATTCTTCCCTCTGCAGAATGCGATCTGCAAATGACGTTGTTTCAAAAGGGCGTGTTGAACGCAATCATTTTCGTGGGTGCGTGTGATCATTCGCCACcttcgttccttttttcaattcaatttattcaactCTTCCAGGGATGGTTTCCAGCGGTTATCTATGGGGTTACGTAGCCGACGTTCGAGGAAGAAAAATCGTCTTCATGTACGGCTATTTAGCTGATGGTATCTGCAATATCCTCTGCGGTTTGTCGCAGAATTTTTGGACGCTAGCTTTCTTCAAGTTCCTCAGCGGTTTTATGTTGGTGTTTAATCAAAGATCGCAGTGCAAGGAAGCGAcgaacaatttcaaatattgaaaaataatttctttttagaaTAAGTGGCCCGCATGCATCGATTCTTGCTTATTGCTCAGAGTTCTACGGGGTCAAGGAACGAGTTAGAATTCCACTCGTCATTGGTTTTTCCATTACTTTTGGAAACACTGTGGCAGCAGGTAATATGGTCCCTggttatcatttttcattttctataaaattaattttcgtatTTCCACCTTTTGCTTTGATAACAGCTTGTATCCTTTCCGACAGTGTCTTATCATATActttttatatctttattttcccAAATAGCtgtaatttttgttttcaaCTCAGATAATGTGGTGCTTGGAGAATTGTAAAAAAGTCTTTTGAGTAGGCTCCAGACAAACACTCGCAATCGcctacataattttattttcatcataaTAGTACTATGTATATTTGGTTATCAAtgtatttagtaataatttgaatGTCTAAAGACAATCTTCCATATATAATATAACATTATAAGACGTTTCActataaaagtgaaatttttgtACGTGGTCCTAATTCGATGACCAGGGACTGCATTCACATTTCTAATCTTCAGCCCTTGCGTGGCTCGTCATCCCTCAAACTTGGTCCATCGTCCTTGGGGACGGTGTTTTCGTCTACAATTCCTGGAGACTTTACCTGTCGCTCTGTGGAGTGCCAAGTTTGATCGGCCTCATTTGTCTCTCCCAATTTCCGGAGAGTCCGAAATTTTTGATGTCACAGGGTCGCAGGGAAGAGGCATTGGAAGTTTTCAAGAAGATTTACAAAGTAAATTCGGGCAAATCCGCGGATGAATTTCCGGTAAGCGATATTTGCTCTAATTTTCAGGCATAAACTGTGATCTATTTTCGAATGGCAACGTTTATGGTTTATATTCAAGATACAATTGTTAGAAGACGAGACTTGTAAGAAATCAGCGACCAATGAAGAGCAAGATGGCAAGCTTAAAAAAAGAGTGATATTCTTTTATCCATATTTGCTTCGACTCCTTTCGGTAACGACCATGCAATTTGGATCGATGTGGGTGTAAGTGTGTTATTTCGTTCAGATAATTACGAACTAATTATAAACTCGCGAGattaaaaagcaattaaagTATTACTTATCTGCTTTTTAATCCAGGCAAGGAGGATCATTTATTAAGAAAGTTATTTTTCGTTTTGCAGAACAAACACTTTGCGCATGTGGCAGCCACAACTTTTCGCGATGCTGGCCGATTTCGATTCCCTCGATCATAACACAACAATGGGTAAACAACATACATTTTGCGAAATTTTGGATCTTTCTTCTGTCGGGAATGAAAATTCGATAACCACCGCGGATGGAGCAGACTGTGTAAACATGACCCAATCCATGACTCAAAGTACACAATCGTTTGTTATATTTtgctatatttattataatttattatattccaGTCAGTCGTCAATGAAACAGTTTACATGAACACTGCCATTTCATCCCTTTTCGGATGCGCCTGCCTGCTGGTGGCGAGCATTATGCTAAATATCTTGAATCATAAAATCTTACTGTGTAAGTATTCTTATCTATGACGTAAAATAATATTCTCTCGATTTCACGCCAGATTTCTCGCTTATCGGTCAAACGTTTTAATCGTTCGGTTATCTAACCCATTTGGAAGAatgattttcaatatttattttgtagatATCTGTTATGGAGTATCGTTCTGCTGCATAGTGTGTTTATATTGGTCAACCGACGCACTGTTAACATTGATACTCACTGGCATGACCGTCGGATTTACAAACACTACTTTAAGTACCATCATCGGTGCAACTGTTATCCTCTTTCCAACTTCATTAAGGTTCACTCACGATGAATTAAAAAACTATCTAACTTAGGATTTACTAAATGACCCGAATAATGattttcctttaaaaaaaaaaaaaaaaaacagggcaATCGCAGTTAGCTTGGCGATGATGATAGGAAGAATCGGGACCATCGTTGGCAACCTTCTGTTCCCAGTTCTTCTCTCCTATGGATGTCTAGTACCCATGATCCAACTTGCGCTCTTCACCTTACGTAAGTCTCCCAACGTCCATTATCTACCAGCAAGCGATACACAGCAATCTTTTTCTGCCGCAGTTTGCATCGTTTTAACGTGGTTGCTTCCGCTGTACAAGGAGAAGTCGAAGAAATAAGGGACAGGTGGATTGCGCGAGAGTTGTCGAAAGGATTTTTCAGTAATTGCGATTATAGCGTGTCTTAATCATTCACTATGGCAATGAACGCGTTCTAGTTTTGATTAAGAGCTATCGGAAGAATGGCAGAATGATTTTCTGTAAATACGCCAAGATAGAAGCAAATGAGGAGATTCATCGAAGCAAGAAAGCACGCGTTGAAAGAGCAACGCAAGAACTGCTGGTGTTACACAATGCCGAGGCACAGGTGGATACTTCCGGTCGGCCCACTGTTCACGGTCACATTTTCAACCGAAGAGGATCGATCGCGATCGAGAACGATGGATCGAGACTGTTCGAGGACGTGAGTCTGAAGATGTAAACCAGCGTGTGGATACAATAATATACTATATGCATAGAAGATGCACGGGGGCCTTGGGTTTCACTTTCGACACATCCTGGAGAGCCCTCCAGCCTTCACCCACATGCTCGTTCTCCTCGATACCGTATACACACCTTCGGTTCGGCTCTTTCGTGTGGACGCGACTTTATCTCGTACCCAGAATCTCGACACCTTCGCGGCGGCCACGCTGATCGAGTAATTACGCGTGTCCATAAGAAACTCGTACGCGTATTACAATGAGAGAAAGTCAAGGCGCCTCGATCATTGCGTTATACCGTTCTTTCATACCGACGTATTCATAATGCTTTCGATGAAGACGTTctacagtgagaggcaaaatagaatacctcggttagaattggactaaataatttgaggctttttgagaagctataaaaattaattcactaaaatatgtatttcaagaaccacgtttttaattttaattactcataacttttaaatgcgttgaccgatctcgatgtaATTTTGataacttatctgaatctacgaaagacgcCCTGACGAAGATTGCCCTATTTTTTTCTTCACAATttcagtgaattaatttttataccttCTCAAAAAACTTCAAGTTacttagtccaattttaaccgaggtattctattttgaacagtgtctactcaCTGTATTTATTATGTAATAGCGAAAAATTGATTAGTATACTTTGCGTTTCGTGTAATTTCAAAGCAAACCATGTAAGTTCACAGGGAAAGTATGCGTTCTTTAAAAAGAACCTTTGTGTTCCATCGCGAATCCATGCAAAAACCATGGTGGCGCCTAACACGGCATTCCGAATAAATTGCTGAAGGAAAGTACGCGTGCAACGGTTCAAGAAAAACCGTCTTGCCATTGCCTTTACGTTTTTCCCTCGTTCGCAATGCGGTTAATTACCTTTTCATTGCCACAATCCTAGAAACTAAACGTTAATTGATAAGAATTTGTATCTTCAACTTTTTACCGGTCGATAAAATCGAATAAAGAAGGTGTTACAAACTGTTTTCAATTAAACCGTAATTAATCCTGTCCCTTTCTTCTCATTGTCAGTCGGATGCAAAACAATGATGTTTCTTCGGTGCGATTCGCCATAGGAATCAAGAGACGGCAAAGAAGGAACGAGGAAGAAATAAAACGGGGAGGCCGGGTGTCTTCTCGTGAGAGCGATCTCGTCAGTCAgttttctaataattctttACGGACACGAAGACGTCGTATCGCGATTTCACGGCCGCTATTCGCTCGATCGTTCTTCCTCGAGAGAAATATAAAACGGACCCCGTGGGTACGGCCGACAACAGTCAGTCACATCGGAGTCGTTTCACCCTGATACTGTTACCTTTTTCCACGAAATTCACGAATCACGGATACCATCTctgttttattcttcttccaCTCCACGTTCAATGATCATCCAATTCttctaattaatgaaaatatcagTGTTAAACGATCAACTTCAAGTTTCTGACAGACCACCCATAGGGCGACCCTTTCATTCATTCGTCGCGTCTTCAGGGAAACAAATGCAATAAACTTGACAATTTCTCTTTAAAACAGTAGAAGAACGACAGGAAAGGTGTAAAACGACCTCCCATTGTTCGAACCATCATTTTTAGTACCATCTTTACCCTTTAATTTATAGTACCGCCGGATAGCTATAAGATTTTCGAATCTTCCTTCCGGTTTCAAAATAATATCCTCTTCAAAATACAAGGACTTCGAACAAAGCGATGAAATCGAAagataaaaattcattcgatATGGGGTTTCTTCAATTTTTGTTCAATGTTTTTCATTGGGTGTGTGGTTTCTCCTTGCAAGGGTTAATTAGCATCAGATAGTTTTTCTCATTCAGCGAGTTGGTGGTCGAAGTCAGCGACGATTGCAGACCGCTCGAAATCGATTTGCCAGTGGTCAAAGTGGTTGCACAGAATTAACAGGACGAGTCATTGGTCGTTTCAATGGCTGAACAGTTCAGTAACCGGATATTCGCTCGTACccttgaaaatcaattttttcttcGATGAATGCTGCTAATTGAATTTCGAACACTTTTGCGAAAAGCAAATCGGCAGAATTTTATCCAGCGATTAGAATATATTTTCAAGGCGCTCCCCGAAGGAGGTTGCATCCAACTTACCCAGATATAACTCTTACGCGGTATGCGCACTCCGATGCATCGCATTACTTTTCATTTATGCACCTACCTATGTAAATGAGAGTATTATCTGGAAGTATCTACCGCTAGGTCGGATCCGCTATGCCTATGGAACACCGTGTGACTCTACTCCTTACCGTTCTTGTTCAATTCTTTATTCCTCGTATTCCTTTCAACCCGACGTTTCCTTGTTCGCCTACCGTTGCTCCCTCGCGATCATGACCTCTTCCTGATCCTTGTCTTTCGTGGTTCCTGCTTGTGCTTTCCCTTCCCTGTACACGCTTCCAAAGCAACTCACCTCCGTTGACTTTTATTTTCCTACCGGTCGACTTTCCTCTTCTTCGCTTCCGacgatcgcgaacgcgtcgtGTTTGCACGATGTTTACACACGTGCGGAAATCGTGTAAGACGCATTCCTTTTGGCTAATGTGATTTTATTAGATAGTACTTCCGGGGCGTTGCCTTTGAATTTTATCACATTTAAACTTAATGTTTTGATACTTCATTACTTATACGGAAAACTAcccactcacttattaatgaaactttgccagcttgtgacagacggctaattgtttaaaagatattaataattaaagttagtcaaaatagaatatagaattttagtttagaattatatagaattttagttattcaaaaagagacaaattatcattagaaaaaaaaaaattggaacccaggatttgaacctgggacctttagattgcgagtcatgtgtttaaccacggagcggatccatgactcgcaatctgaaggtcctcggttcaaatccttggttcccaaaaaaatttttttttttttatgataatttttatgtaattgtTTATTCAGAAAgcgacaaattatcattaaaaaaaaaataaaaatgttgggaaccaaggatttgaaccgtggatctctagattgcgagttgtatgtgcgagtttgtcatacttcagaatgtaaggagtaactaactgtaattgttaatatcttttaaacaattagccgtctgcccccaaaaggaggtataggcgtgttcagctcgacgagctctacaagctggcaaagtttcattaataagtgagtgtaacatttgaatagttccccttgttagatgTAATCAATTTAGTATTCAATATTCGACACCCTGTATGTTTAATATTAAAGAGAAGATCGACGATAATTCTTTGCAGTTATCGAGATTCTCGGTCGCGGACGCGCAACTTCCGGTGACAATGACGAGGCAATCGGCGCGACAGGTCCTCGAAGACCACACCGACGAGCAACCAAGTGACGGACAAGCCTGCGAGCAAACCGTCACCCTGAAGAAACGACTCAATCCAGGGATAAAATGTCGTCGCGATAACAAATCGAAAAAGGAATCTCGAGTTTAACGAAAGAGTTTCTCAACTCGATCGTTTCTCTCACGGTTTCCTTGCCTCGGAACCGCTAATCCTTTCGGACATTCCTCAGCTTTCGATCGAAAGGGTATGAAGAAACTGGCCGACCGAGGAGATCGATTATAACGTCGACAACAATGCTGGGAATCGAGATAAGAGATGCGaaataaatgcaacattttTCTCCAGACGATTATCGACTCCTTTCGAAGCGTCATTTCGCTTCGGTTACGCGTGTTCGGCATTGTCAGCATCGAATGCTAGAAACACAAAGGATTCAGCGAACCAACGGGCACCGATAGCACGAGATCAGCTGCTATTCAATGAAAGATATCATTGTCGATGTTAATGCGTCTTTGACCGTTCGATCGGTTGCTATTCCGAACGTAACAAGTTACTTTTGCGATTTACTTCTTGCTGCTATTGTCTAGGGATAAACTAACGGCTTGCAAAATTGCTTCCACCGATTTGTTCGTACGATATTAGTATAATATACGATTCCATTGAAATTCTACAAAGTCAAGGGGATAAAATAGGTCGGAACCAAGAAGAATCAACGTCCTTGATTATTAGGACACAGGATTCGCATCAGGAGACGCCCTGGATAAGTTGAATTCGAGATAGCTAGCTGTTTTGCATAATCACGTTCGTTAATCGATTATTCACAAGTGGCTTTGCAACGGGTCAACGACAACGGTGGACAGGCGTGAACGATCGAATTCTTCGTGGGAAGCATCCGTTGTACCATGATGTGGACGTTGAAGTCTATACAGTTACACGGAGGTACTCGAACGGTAGCACACGAACAGCTACTCGAAAAAAATCCAAAAAGTATACTATCCTAATCCTCGTTTCTATAAAAGGAAATATTTTACTGAATAATGATGCTCTGTAAAGATATTTATTGAACTCTGTAATTCCTGTAATCAAATATCCCGAAGAAACACCCTCATTTTACTCATTGTACAGGTAATTTAATTTCGAATGAAAATAACGCGTTTTATCGATGAATGTAAATGGTACTTTGTACAGTCGTACATTACACTATGTAATTTAAACATAAACGTCTTCCTGTACAGGTGTATATGATTACCAATGAAAAAGACAATTATCGATCGTTCGCACGATGCCAGAGCAATCGTTTAATACCGTTCAATGTTCCTCTATCATCTTTTTGCCCGATTCGATTCAGATCGTGTCTCGTAGCTTTGCGTCCCGGACGATCAATGAACGCGTTTTCCAGTTATGCTTGATAGACGTCCGTGATAATTAACGCGTTGCATTATCGATAGGAAAATTAATAGGAAATTGCATATCACCGAGCACCGGTGTAAGAAGATTGAAGATGCGGTACCGGTTCCAATGCGGCAATCTTTCGAGAAGCTGCTTAATTATGTTATTCTATGCAAAATTTCCCAGTGACCTTTAATTAATTCGACAAAATTGATTTGTGATCTAAGAAGAGAATTAACCGGGGGGTCGAGCTAGTTTTCGCGCGAACAACCGACAAGGTAAAACTGGACTGAACTCGGTAATTAACTCGTTCGACTGGCGTCTGGTAAGTCAAACGTAAGTTCGTACATCTGAATATCTTCTAATCTGCTGCCGGCTCGTTCCGCTATAATTTACACCGTTGGATTACGATCTTCGCATAGTCGCAAAACATTTCCcggtattatttgaatttctattttgcttTGCATAAGCAACGCTCGAACAGGCTTGGAACAACTGGAAAATCGGGACATCAACGTTCCTCTATCTTCAAACGAGAAAAGTCGTCAAGTGGGTACTCGACTGCAATCTCCGGCTGTCACTCTGTCGTATCTACAGTAATAATCGTTACAGACACGATCTCTTCATTGTATCGCGCTTAATGATCTGCTGGTAATCGCTTCGAATCGTTTGAAATATCTACATAGTAATTACTCTTCAAAATTACTATATTCCCAATATTTTCATCGAAAATAAATTAGAGAAATAAAGGCTCGTCGCTAAAGCGTTAAATGAAGGAAAAAAGAGATTGTACGCCACTTATGTCACCGGTGATATTTGGTTAACTGTACAGAATCGTTGTCACAAGCGATCCCCTAATTGCTTCGAACAGCTCGTCGACCGGTCGGTCGTGCATTGCCGGTTTTTTCTCATCGCGGAGACGCAACGGACGACAAACGAGACACGCGAATCCGACCGGGCGATTTACTTAATTACAGGGAACACCGTTAACGTCCAAGTACCGCTCGTCAACTTTCAATGTCGACCGGTGTCCAGGACC
It contains:
- the LOC117600760 gene encoding putative transporter SVOPL; the encoded protein is MPHNHRISVITVPDKHTDGDRNNFSYTTGEAVKKKPADFETAIATAGYGKFQYLLLLAIIPVSWSNSIDTASVAIILPSAECDLQMTLFQKGVLNAIIFVGMVSSGYLWGYVADVRGRKIVFMYGYLADGICNILCGLSQNFWTLAFFKFLSGFIISGPHASILAYCSEFYGVKERVRIPLVIGFSITFGNTVAAALAWLVIPQTWSIVLGDGVFVYNSWRLYLSLCGVPSLIGLICLSQFPESPKFLMSQGRREEALEVFKKIYKVNSGKSADEFPIQLLEDETCKKSATNEEQDGKLKKRVIFFYPYLLRLLSVTTMQFGSMWVTNTLRMWQPQLFAMLADFDSLDHNTTMGKQHTFCEILDLSSVGNENSITTADGADCSVVNETVYMNTAISSLFGCACLLVASIMLNILNHKILLYICYGVSFCCIVCLYWSTDALLTLILTGMTVGFTNTTLSTIIGATVILFPTSLRAIAVSLAMMIGRIGTIVGNLLFPVLLSYGCLVPMIQLALFTLLCIVLTWLLPLYKEKSKK